ACGTTGTTCGTGCCTTGCCCGCTTACAACGGTACCGCCCGCTACTGCCCACTGGAAAGTGGAGCTAGTGAGGCCGGTTACGGAGTAGCGCAGTCCATTCAGATTTTCCGGGCACACGTTGCGCGGGCCGCTAATCGTCACTGGTGCTGGTGTCGGATCAACGATGAACTGCTTCGTATAGATCGGGCCAGCGCAGCCGCTGGTGTTCGTTTCGCGCGCCGTGAGGGTGTAGGTGCCCGCAGCGGGCGTGGTAAAGGTGGCCGTGCTGGTCGTGCTAGTCAGAGCCGTGCCATTCAGCGTAAATTGATATCTGGAGTTGGCAGCGCCGGGCAGTAGGAAGCTGATGTTTCCGCTGCTTGCGCACACCCGATCCGGGCCACTGATAGCTAGGTTGGCTAGCGGCGAAGGCAGCACGTTCACATATAAAGTGTCGGACTGGCCTAGGCACCGGATAGCGGCACTAGGGTTGCTAGTTTCGGTCACCACGATTTTGCCGACGCCTACCCGATTCCAGCGCACTTGTACCGACGATTGGTTGGTGCTCACCTGGGTACCCCCAATGACTTGCCACGCGTACACGGAGCCATTGGTGTAAAGCGTCTGATACGTGTAGGGACCATCAGCCTGGCACACGCTAAGCGGACCCGTTGGCCTAGCCGTCGCTAGCTGCTGGTTGATGCGCACGGGCAACGTAATCGTATCGGAGGAGCAGCTGAACGAGTTCAGGGTGAAGGCACGTACGCTGGCATTGGCGTTCGTATCACCCCAGTTGACGGTGATGCTGTTAGTACCTTGTCCGCTGGCGATGGTGCCACCACTCACCACCCACTGATACGCTGCGCTCCGTGGATTCCGGATGCTATACGTCACGCCTTGCACCGTCGGACACACGGAAGCGGTGCCGTTGATGCTATCAGTTGCAGGCCGTGGATTTACGGTAATACGCACAGTGCTGGTCGCGGTGCAGCCACCAACGGCCGTAGCAGTCAGCGTATAGGTCAAGGTAAGGGGGCTAGCTGTTGTATTGACGGCCATAAGCAAAGGCTGTGCATCCGTGGGGCTACTCAGGTTGGCAATGGGGCTCCATTGGTAGCTCAAACCTGGTAGCGCGGGGGTACCTAGTCTAATCCGTTTGTCAGCGCACAAGGTAGCGTCAGGACCAGCGTTGGCCACGGCAGCAGCGTTCACCGTCACCACCACCTGCCGCGTGCCCGTACATTGGCCATTGGTGGAAGTCACCGTATAGGTGGTGGTTTGGGTTGGGCTAACGGTAATAGAGGCGCCGCTAAACGTCTGACCACCGCCCGTCCAGGTATAGTTTTGCCCACCCGCAACGGTTAACGTTGTGGCACTGCCTAAACATATAGCTGCTGCGCTAGGGGTAACAGTCAGCTCAACCGGCCGCACGTCTACCGTCCGCGAAACGGAGTCGGAAAGGCAGCCCTGCGCCGAAAGGCCGCGGACGGTAATGCGGCCTGTGCCTAGGGCATTCCAGCGCACCTGCACGGTGTTGCCGGTGCTAGGGCCCTGTATCGCGCCGCCATACACACGCCACTGATATGTATTAGCGGAGGTACTCCCCGTCGTGTACGTGTAGACCGCGCTCCGATCACAGATGGTATTATCGCCGGCTAGGCTGGTCGGGCTTGCCGCTTTCACAACCGTAATCTGAAACACCTCGGATACGCTCTTCGCCCCGCAGGTCACGTCGGTAGCTGTCACCACTACGTCGTAGGGTGCTAGGCGGGCGTTGCCGCATTTGGAGTTAAAGACAAACTGACCGTTGACGCTGCCGCCCGTTCCGGTTATGGATACCGTACCCGTCACATTGCCCGCTTGCACAACGCCGGGCTGCCCGGCAAAACTCGCATCGAAGCCCCCCGCGCCGTCCAGCAAGACGCTGTTCACGCGCAACGTAATCGGATTGCCATCGGCATCGGTGGAGGCTAGGTTGAAGTTGGCCGATTGTCCTTCTTCAATAGTGATGGAGCGAGTAGCTAGGGTTGGTGCTGTGAACTTGGGGCTCTGGTTGGGCTGGCATTGCCTTGATACCAGCTGGACCTCGCGGCGCGTGGAGCCGATCAGTACTTCGAGTCCGTTGATGGTACGATACTCTTTCACTTCTACAGCCACCACGAAGCGCCCGATGAGCGCCGCCTGGTAGCGGCTCAGCCCCGTGCTGGCGTTCAGCGAAGCGAAGTTACCCGCGCCAGCCCCGAAGGGCGTGGTGGCACTATAGCCGGCATTGTACGTGACGGTATTAGGCAGCGAAAAAGTCGTGGGCGAACCTAGGGTACCGCTGTAAGGCGTGCTGAAGGAGTAAATCAGCCGGTCGCCGTCGGGGTCAACAGCGTTATTCAGGAGAAGACTGGTGTCGCCCTGGCAGATAACCACCACGGCCGTGTCAGAGAAAGTAGGGGAGGAGTTGGGCAGCAGGGGAGGCGCCATCTCCACGTAGATGGTCTGGTTTTGCTGGTCGGGGTTCCGTAGGTTGGCAATATCAGCGTTGCGGGTGCCGTCGCTATACACGGCGTAGTACCCCTGAAAAGACAGCGGCAAATCAATATCCGCTTCGTAGCGGCACAGGCGTACTTTGGGTTGAACGCTGCCCGAAGTAGTGCAGCCGCCGGGGGTGGGTGGCGTAATGGAAGGATTTGCAACTCGTGGCAGCCGGAAAGTACCGTTCGGTTGCGGTTCATTCTGGGTAATACTTGAGCCACAACCCGTTTGCACCGACGTGTACACGGGGTTGCCCTGCCCACTATTGATGCGGTTGCCCGAGGCTTTGTCGTAGAGACTAATAAAAATGTTGCTTCGCCCGTCGGGTACGTTAGAGAGGTTTGTGCCCGGTGTACAATCCGAGTTGATATAAATAAGAGCCGTAACCCGGTACCGGTAAAGCGTATTATTAGCTGGGCTAACACCTAGGTAGCGGTAACTAATGTCACCTCCGATAAGGTGAGACGCAGCAGCGGGCACTACCTGCGCAATAAGTAAGACCAACCACGCTAAGAGGCTGCGCAGTAGAGATTTTTGCATAGAAATAGGCAAATGAGAAGCTAAAGCAAGCGCAGACCACATCAGCAGAATGGATCCACGCTTAAGCAAAAAGGGGATTAATCACGAATCACGCGGCGCACGGCCGTGTGCCCGCTACGGTCTCGCAAGTGGACCAAGTAAAGCCCACGCGGCAACGCAGAAAGATCAAGGTCTGCGTCGTTGGCGGGGGTGAGGCGAAGGGTCGTGCTGAGCACGCGGGCACCTAGCACATTCTCCACGGTGGTGGTGTATAGACCGGCCGCGCCCGCATCGGCTAGGTGCAAGTGCAGTATACCGTCGGTGCTCGGGTTAGGGAAGACAGTAAGAGCGGGCAGGCTGCTAGCTTCTGTCGTAGCAGTAGGAGTGCTTACGATCAACGTGTAATCTTCCGTCTCCGAATTGGCCTGGTTGACTAAGCAAGCATTCGGCGTATTAGTGTTCAGCCGCGCCACTACGCGCATGCGTATCAGGCTGCTGGTCAGATTCGGTACCGTCAGCGTTCCGCTGAATGTCCCCGTCGTGCTAACGTCCGCAAGGCGCTCGGAGATATCAAAGGTGCCATCCTGATTCCAGTCGATCCACACCGAAGTAGTATGAAAATTGGTCAAGTTGGTAGCAATTGTTAGCGTATAACTCTGGTTGCGAACCAACGTAATAGGGCGGTTGATGTAGTTTCCATACCCGCCGGCGTCAGCGCCCGAAATACTAGTGAAAGGCGTCGGGAGAGTAGCCCCCGTCAGGCCCACGCTGGTAATCCAAAATGCCGTGCCTGTGCCGTTGGAAGGACAATACGACAAGCAGGGAACGGTTAGCACTATGTAATTAGCAGCCTGTAACGTATTGGTGCCGTAAGCATTTGTAGCCTTCAACGACACTGTGTAGCTGCCCGAGGCGGCGTACGTGTGCGTCGGATTCTGCTGGGTACTGGTGGTACCGTCGCCGAAACTCCATAGCCAAGAGGTCGGTATGTTCTGGCTCTGGTCGGTAAACTGTACGGGGTTTTGGCAACCACCGAGCACGTAGTTGGAGTTGAACGCAGCTACCGGTGGTTGGGTATTCGGTAGGATCGTAACGGTGTAGTCTTCTGCCTGCCCGTATTTTAAATTGGTGCAAGGGCCGAAGTTGGCGTTCACATAATCCGACGATACGCGCAGGCGCAATGGCTGATTCTTGACCGCCGTGCCCGGTATCGTGTATGAGCCCGTTGGATTTGAGCGGTTGAGGGCCTGGAAGATCAGCTCCGTGGTCGGGTCGAAGGTGCCATCATTATTTAGGTCTAGCCATACGCGGGTGTCCTGCGGATTGCCAGTGCCCGTCGTAATGCTGAGCGGATACGCCTGCCCTTCCGTAAGCTGCACCTTGCCCGAGCAGGTAAAGTCCTCGTAGCTAGCTTGTCCGCCGGCTGAGGTTTTGGTCAGTGTCCCTAGAGTAAACTGTGTGATGCCGTAGTTGCAGCAGTAATCGGTGGTGATGGGCGTGCAGCTAGCCGCTTTAGGCAACACGTTGTCGTAAGAAATGTAGTTGCTCCGCGTACGGGTATTTGCGCCAATGGTATTGGTTGCCGTGAGCGTCACCGTGAACGTGCCCGGGGTGGTATAGCAGTGCTGTGGATTCTGCTGGGTGCTGGTGGTGCCGTCGCCGAAGCTCCACAGCCAGGAAGTTGGCGCGTTGAGGCTCTGATCAGTGAACTGCACACAACCCGAGCAGGTAAGTGGTTGAGCGGCGACAAATTCTGCAGCGGGAGCTAGAGTGTTTGCGCTCAGCGTTACGCTATAATCCTCGGTCTGTGAGTAGTCGGGCGTAGAGCACGGCGTGGGCACAGGCGAGGTGAAAAAGTCGGCGGCTATTCGTAGTCTCAAACGCGTGCCAACAACAGCAGTGCCGGGCACGGTAATCGTGCCCGTATGCTTGCCCGTAGCGAGGTCACTATAAACCAGTTCCGACGTGGCATTGAAAACGCCATCATTGTTCAGGTCGATCCACGCTCGCACGTTCTCGCCAACAGCAGTATTGGTTTGAACGGTAAAAGGAACAGTGGTGCCTAGGGTCAGGTTGGTGTTCTGCGTGCAGGAATAATCCTTATAGCCATCCGTGACGCCTGAGGTTGAGTTGTTGATTGTGCCCAGCGTCACGTTGAAAATTCCCATGCCATAGGGAAAGTTGGTGCTCGGAGCAGAGCCGGGCGTGCAGGTGCTCG
This Hymenobacter sp. GOD-10R DNA region includes the following protein-coding sequences:
- a CDS encoding gliding motility-associated C-terminal domain-containing protein, giving the protein MQKSLLRSLLAWLVLLIAQVVPAAASHLIGGDISYRYLGVSPANNTLYRYRVTALIYINSDCTPGTNLSNVPDGRSNIFISLYDKASGNRINSGQGNPVYTSVQTGCGSSITQNEPQPNGTFRLPRVANPSITPPTPGGCTTSGSVQPKVRLCRYEADIDLPLSFQGYYAVYSDGTRNADIANLRNPDQQNQTIYVEMAPPLLPNSSPTFSDTAVVVICQGDTSLLLNNAVDPDGDRLIYSFSTPYSGTLGSPTTFSLPNTVTYNAGYSATTPFGAGAGNFASLNASTGLSRYQAALIGRFVVAVEVKEYRTINGLEVLIGSTRREVQLVSRQCQPNQSPKFTAPTLATRSITIEEGQSANFNLASTDADGNPITLRVNSVLLDGAGGFDASFAGQPGVVQAGNVTGTVSITGTGGSVNGQFVFNSKCGNARLAPYDVVVTATDVTCGAKSVSEVFQITVVKAASPTSLAGDNTICDRSAVYTYTTGSTSANTYQWRVYGGAIQGPSTGNTVQVRWNALGTGRITVRGLSAQGCLSDSVSRTVDVRPVELTVTPSAAAICLGSATTLTVAGGQNYTWTGGGQTFSGASITVSPTQTTTYTVTSTNGQCTGTRQVVVTVNAAAVANAGPDATLCADKRIRLGTPALPGLSYQWSPIANLSSPTDAQPLLMAVNTTASPLTLTYTLTATAVGGCTATSTVRITVNPRPATDSINGTASVCPTVQGVTYSIRNPRSAAYQWVVSGGTIASGQGTNSITVNWGDTNANASVRAFTLNSFSCSSDTITLPVRINQQLATARPTGPLSVCQADGPYTYQTLYTNGSVYAWQVIGGTQVSTNQSSVQVRWNRVGVGKIVVTETSNPSAAIRCLGQSDTLYVNVLPSPLANLAISGPDRVCASSGNISFLLPGAANSRYQFTLNGTALTSTTSTATFTTPAAGTYTLTARETNTSGCAGPIYTKQFIVDPTPAPVTISGPRNVCPENLNGLRYSVTGLTSSTFQWAVAGGTVVSGQGTNNVVVNFTAGTAAKTVSVTETSSFGCNSAPNTLTVSPDNVSLALQLASVDAQSDTKINLNLAASSNAGNGNRINILRRDAGSTGAYTNVGNVANTVTTFADASADADARAYQYQVQLTNACGTVLSSTEHTTVRLEAVATQGRGGRDEGRVTLRWNSYLGLTITQYAIYRRADGGTEELVQTVPATTATQYTQELTTGAQGFNQCFRIRAVSSASNLAPSLSNEACVDFENPLAFYNIITPNGDGLNDVVYIDNVQLYPGNTFTIFNRWGKEIYNTANYRNTWGGEGTSAGVYYYIFKLANGTKKKGWFEIVK
- a CDS encoding GEVED domain-containing protein, encoding MLSFLRIGRSASAYSFFLLLLAVLPVLSHAQTCPAATSTCTPGSAPSTNFPYGMGIFNVTLGTINNSTSGVTDGYKDYSCTQNTNLTLGTTVPFTVQTNTAVGENVRAWIDLNNDGVFNATSELVYSDLATGKHTGTITVPGTAVVGTRLRLRIAADFFTSPVPTPCSTPDYSQTEDYSVTLSANTLAPAAEFVAAQPLTCSGCVQFTDQSLNAPTSWLWSFGDGTTSTQQNPQHCYTTPGTFTVTLTATNTIGANTRTRSNYISYDNVLPKAASCTPITTDYCCNYGITQFTLGTLTKTSAGGQASYEDFTCSGKVQLTEGQAYPLSITTGTGNPQDTRVWLDLNNDGTFDPTTELIFQALNRSNPTGSYTIPGTAVKNQPLRLRVSSDYVNANFGPCTNLKYGQAEDYTVTILPNTQPPVAAFNSNYVLGGCQNPVQFTDQSQNIPTSWLWSFGDGTTSTQQNPTHTYAASGSYTVSLKATNAYGTNTLQAANYIVLTVPCLSYCPSNGTGTAFWITSVGLTGATLPTPFTSISGADAGGYGNYINRPITLVRNQSYTLTIATNLTNFHTTSVWIDWNQDGTFDISERLADVSTTGTFSGTLTVPNLTSSLIRMRVVARLNTNTPNACLVNQANSETEDYTLIVSTPTATTEASSLPALTVFPNPSTDGILHLHLADAGAAGLYTTTVENVLGARVLSTTLRLTPANDADLDLSALPRGLYLVHLRDRSGHTAVRRVIRD